Proteins encoded by one window of Sphingosinicella sp. BN140058:
- a CDS encoding FemAB family XrtA/PEP-CTERM system-associated protein translates to MNALTPIRTVRAATPADYAAVAAFVRGHPDAEPFHLPAWSSAVERGCGQAAHILVAEDVVGKIRGVLPLSEMRSPLFGSALVSTGFGVGGGILGDGGDALADAAWSLAQARGCASVELRGGVLPTDWARCGNTYAGFVRDLPSAEDAILQAIPRKQRAEVRRSLTLGLEVSVGRDQDAHYRVYSESVRNLGTPVFPCSLFAAMLEAFGDDADILVVRKDGVPVAAVLSLYFRGTVFPYWGGGTAAARALRANECMYFALMRHAAARGCNRFDFGRSKLGTGAYAFKKNWGFAPQPLVYATKGEARQTNPLSPKYRLQVAAWKKMPLWLANRIGPPIARGLG, encoded by the coding sequence ATGAACGCGCTGACGCCGATCCGCACTGTGCGCGCCGCAACGCCCGCCGATTACGCAGCGGTGGCAGCGTTCGTGCGCGGCCATCCGGATGCCGAGCCGTTCCATCTTCCCGCCTGGTCGAGCGCGGTCGAGCGCGGCTGCGGCCAGGCCGCGCACATTCTCGTCGCCGAAGATGTCGTGGGCAAGATCAGGGGCGTGCTGCCGCTCAGTGAAATGCGCTCGCCTTTGTTCGGGTCGGCCCTGGTCTCGACCGGCTTCGGCGTCGGCGGTGGCATTCTCGGCGACGGTGGCGACGCGCTTGCCGATGCTGCCTGGTCGCTGGCACAGGCGCGCGGCTGCGCCAGCGTCGAGCTTCGCGGCGGCGTGCTGCCGACGGACTGGGCGCGCTGCGGGAATACCTATGCCGGCTTCGTACGGGATCTGCCGTCGGCCGAAGACGCGATCCTGCAGGCGATTCCGCGCAAGCAGCGCGCGGAGGTCCGTCGTTCGCTGACCCTGGGGCTGGAGGTTTCGGTCGGTCGCGACCAGGATGCGCATTACCGCGTCTACAGCGAGAGCGTGCGCAATCTCGGCACGCCGGTCTTCCCGTGCAGCCTGTTCGCGGCGATGCTGGAGGCCTTCGGCGACGATGCCGACATCCTCGTCGTGCGCAAGGATGGCGTGCCGGTCGCGGCCGTCCTCAGCCTCTATTTCCGCGGCACGGTCTTTCCCTATTGGGGGGGCGGCACCGCCGCGGCGCGCGCGCTCCGGGCCAACGAGTGCATGTATTTCGCCCTGATGCGGCATGCGGCCGCGCGCGGCTGCAACCGGTTCGATTTCGGCCGCTCCAAGCTCGGCACCGGCGCCTACGCCTTCAAGAAAAACTGGGGATTTGCGCCGCAACCGCTTGTTTACGCGACGAAGGGTGAGGCGCGGCAAACCAATCCACTGAGTCCGAAATACCGGCTCCAGGTGGCAGCCTGGAAGAAGATGCCGCTCTGGCTCGCCAATCGGATCGGGCCGCCGATCGCCCGGGGGCTCGGATGA